In Micromonospora sp. LH3U1, one genomic interval encodes:
- a CDS encoding copper transporter: protein MINFRYHVVSLTAVFLALAIGLVVGTAALNGPVADSLKEQVTGLRKDNQQWRQQVNSMEKQLALEEEFAEQVSQVVLPGTLTGRRVLVLSLPNGRDHTEGVLKKIQQAGATITGRVDLQDKFINPDNNSNLLELAVTAARPTAQTTGLPGNGHGVETSSALLASVLLDRAQGAAPVSDADRRAVLAAYNNAGYLTTDNNKVTGSAEAVVVVSGQPYVDKDSDKRDESVVKIAEQFDRTGSIVVSGNGSVGGNVVAVVRGDPVLAQTISTVDNANTVQGQFVSSLALAQQLTEKKAGQYGVGDNAASGFLPRLPQ from the coding sequence GTGATCAACTTCCGCTACCACGTGGTGTCCCTCACCGCGGTCTTCCTGGCTCTGGCGATCGGCCTGGTGGTCGGCACAGCCGCCCTCAACGGCCCGGTCGCTGACTCGCTCAAGGAGCAGGTCACCGGGCTGCGCAAGGACAACCAGCAGTGGCGTCAGCAGGTCAACAGCATGGAGAAGCAGCTCGCGCTGGAGGAGGAGTTCGCCGAGCAGGTGTCCCAGGTCGTCCTTCCGGGCACCCTCACCGGGCGTCGCGTGCTGGTGCTCAGCCTGCCCAACGGGCGCGACCACACCGAGGGCGTGCTCAAGAAGATCCAGCAAGCCGGGGCGACCATCACCGGCCGGGTCGATCTGCAGGACAAGTTCATCAACCCGGACAACAACTCCAACCTGCTGGAGTTGGCCGTCACCGCCGCCCGCCCGACCGCGCAGACCACCGGCCTGCCTGGCAACGGGCACGGCGTGGAGACCTCCAGCGCGCTGCTGGCCAGCGTCCTGCTGGACCGGGCGCAGGGCGCCGCGCCGGTCAGCGACGCCGATCGGCGGGCCGTGCTCGCCGCGTACAACAACGCCGGCTACCTGACCACCGACAACAACAAGGTCACCGGATCCGCCGAGGCGGTCGTCGTGGTCAGTGGGCAACCGTACGTCGACAAGGACTCCGACAAGCGGGACGAGTCGGTCGTCAAGATCGCCGAGCAGTTCGACCGGACCGGATCGATCGTGGTGAGCGGCAACGGCTCCGTCGGCGGCAACGTGGTGGCCGTGGTGCGCGGCGACCCGGTGCTCGCCCAGACCATCTCCACGGTCGACAACGCCAACACCGTGCAGGGCCAGTTCGTCAGCAGCCTCGCCCTGGCGCAGCAGCTCACCGAAAAGAAGGCCGGCCAGTACGGCGTCGGCGACAACGCGGCCTCCGGCTTCCTGCCTAGACTGCCCCAGTGA